The following proteins are encoded in a genomic region of Nonomuraea muscovyensis:
- a CDS encoding bifunctional acetate--CoA ligase family protein/GNAT family N-acetyltransferase, which yields MDAESVEDRNVDAPNTDAPNTGTSNTGTSNTGTSNTDVSNTDVSGTDVSGTAVSDANTDARYPAHWEADVVLADGGTAHLRPIRPADADRLRSFYSRLSDESIYFRFFGPRPRLSDKEVAWFTTVDYVDRVALIATIGTEMVAVIRYDRVAPGEAEVAFLVEDAHQGRGVASVLLEHLAATARERGIERFVADVLPANMKMMGVLRQAGYTAESSFADGVVRMTLDLTPTETSTEVTIAREHRAEARSIARLLTPGSVAVVGVSREPGGVGQTVLRNLLAADFTGPVYPVHREARAVAGVRAHPSVSAIDDDVDLAVVAVPAEGVADVVKECAEKGVHGLVVVSSGFGETGDEGRARQDELARIARAYGLRVVGPNCLGIANTDPAVRLNATLAATVPDRGRVGFFSQSGALGTALLQRVAQRGMGISSFVSAGNRADVSGNDLLQYWEEDTATEVILLYLESLGNPRKFARLARRISRSKPIVVVKSGGTPSGHSARELGLPDSAVSSLFAQAGLIRVDDLIQLFDVGQLLAYQPLPAGPRVGLVTNSDALGLLAAGFCVSAGLSPRPPANLGASAGAAEFGAALAEQLASDEVDSVVVIYMPPIPGASDEVAAELLRVSQGSAKPVLATFEGHLGMHPALRTGPAPERGSIPSYAAPEEAVRALAHVVRYATWRAHPAPPPPRLDDIDTARARELVARALGDEGPAPAPGAFAEPGPPVELDAADLLSCYGLSVWPAELVRSPEEAVDAAERLGWPVVLKVADPDASRRAGTVRLGLAGPDSVRHAYAEFAAQLGADTELAVQRMAPQPAVPTVVGVADDPGFGPVVSFGLGEVTARLLLDQGYRLAPLSREDAAELVRSVRAAPLLFGEYGYPPVAVDALEDLLVRVGRLAGDLPELARLDLDQVLVGESDVIVLGARARLRTPAGPRLDAGPRRLA from the coding sequence GTGGACGCCGAGTCTGTGGAGGACCGGAACGTGGATGCCCCGAACACGGACGCCCCGAACACGGGTACCTCGAACACGGGTACCTCGAACACGGGTACCTCGAACACGGACGTCTCGAACACGGACGTCTCTGGCACGGACGTCTCTGGCACGGCTGTCTCCGACGCGAACACCGATGCCCGGTACCCGGCCCATTGGGAGGCCGACGTCGTCCTCGCCGACGGCGGCACCGCGCACCTGCGCCCGATCAGGCCCGCCGACGCCGACCGGCTGCGTTCCTTCTACTCCCGCCTGTCCGACGAGTCGATCTACTTCCGCTTCTTCGGGCCCCGGCCGCGGCTGTCCGACAAGGAGGTCGCCTGGTTCACCACGGTCGACTACGTCGACAGGGTGGCGCTGATCGCCACGATCGGCACCGAGATGGTCGCCGTGATCCGCTACGACAGGGTGGCGCCGGGCGAGGCCGAGGTGGCGTTCCTGGTGGAGGACGCCCACCAGGGCAGGGGAGTGGCGTCCGTGCTGCTGGAGCACCTGGCCGCCACGGCCCGCGAGCGCGGCATCGAGAGGTTCGTCGCCGACGTGCTGCCGGCCAACATGAAGATGATGGGCGTGCTGCGCCAGGCCGGCTACACCGCCGAGAGCAGCTTCGCCGACGGCGTGGTCCGCATGACGCTCGACCTCACGCCGACCGAGACCTCCACCGAGGTCACCATCGCCCGCGAGCACCGCGCCGAGGCCAGGTCCATCGCCAGGCTGCTCACCCCGGGTTCGGTGGCGGTCGTCGGCGTCTCGCGCGAGCCCGGCGGCGTCGGGCAGACCGTGCTGCGCAACCTGCTCGCCGCCGACTTCACCGGACCCGTCTACCCGGTGCACCGCGAGGCGCGCGCGGTGGCCGGGGTGCGCGCCCACCCGAGTGTGTCGGCCATCGACGACGACGTGGACCTCGCCGTGGTGGCCGTGCCCGCCGAGGGCGTCGCCGACGTGGTCAAGGAGTGCGCCGAGAAGGGCGTGCACGGGCTGGTCGTGGTCTCGTCCGGGTTCGGCGAGACGGGTGACGAGGGGCGTGCCCGGCAGGACGAGCTGGCCCGCATCGCCCGCGCGTACGGGCTGCGCGTGGTGGGTCCCAACTGCCTCGGGATCGCCAACACCGACCCCGCCGTACGGCTCAACGCCACGCTGGCCGCCACCGTGCCCGACCGCGGCAGGGTGGGCTTCTTCAGCCAGTCGGGCGCCCTCGGCACGGCGTTGCTGCAGCGGGTGGCGCAGCGCGGCATGGGCATCTCGTCGTTCGTCTCCGCCGGCAACCGGGCCGACGTGTCGGGCAACGACCTGCTGCAGTACTGGGAGGAGGACACCGCCACCGAGGTGATCCTGCTCTACCTGGAGTCCCTGGGAAACCCGCGCAAGTTCGCCCGCCTGGCCAGGCGCATCTCCCGCAGCAAGCCGATCGTCGTGGTCAAGAGCGGCGGCACCCCGTCCGGCCACTCCGCCCGCGAGCTGGGCCTGCCGGACTCGGCGGTCAGCTCCCTGTTCGCGCAGGCGGGCCTGATCCGGGTGGACGACCTCATCCAGCTCTTCGACGTGGGCCAGCTCCTGGCCTACCAGCCGCTGCCCGCCGGGCCCCGCGTCGGCCTGGTCACCAACTCCGACGCCCTCGGGCTGCTCGCCGCCGGCTTCTGCGTCTCCGCCGGCCTGTCGCCCCGTCCGCCGGCGAACCTCGGCGCCTCCGCCGGGGCCGCCGAGTTCGGCGCCGCGCTGGCCGAGCAGCTCGCCTCCGACGAGGTCGACTCCGTGGTGGTGATCTACATGCCGCCCATCCCGGGCGCCTCCGACGAGGTGGCCGCGGAGCTGCTCAGGGTGTCGCAGGGGTCGGCCAAGCCCGTGCTGGCCACGTTCGAGGGGCATCTCGGTATGCACCCGGCGCTGCGGACGGGCCCGGCGCCCGAACGGGGCTCCATCCCGTCGTACGCGGCGCCGGAGGAGGCCGTCAGGGCCCTGGCACACGTGGTGCGCTACGCCACCTGGCGGGCGCACCCGGCCCCGCCGCCGCCCCGGCTCGACGACATCGACACCGCCCGGGCCCGCGAGCTCGTCGCGCGGGCGCTCGGCGACGAGGGGCCCGCCCCCGCGCCGGGCGCGTTCGCCGAACCCGGTCCGCCGGTCGAGCTGGACGCCGCCGACCTGCTGTCCTGCTACGGGCTGAGCGTGTGGCCCGCGGAGCTGGTGCGCTCACCGGAGGAGGCGGTCGACGCGGCCGAGCGGCTGGGCTGGCCCGTGGTGCTCAAGGTGGCCGACCCCGACGCCTCCCGCCGGGCCGGCACCGTACGGCTGGGCCTGGCCGGGCCCGACAGCGTCCGCCACGCCTACGCCGAGTTCGCGGCCCAGCTCGGCGCGGACACCGAGCTGGCCGTGCAGCGGATGGCGCCGCAGCCGGCCGTGCCGACCGTGGTGGGCGTGGCCGACGACCCGGGGTTCGGGCCCGTCGTGTCGTTCGGGCTGGGCGAGGTGACCGCGCGCCTGCTGCTCGACCAGGGCTACCGGCTCGCGCCGCTCAGCCGCGAGGACGCCGCCGAGCTGGTGCGCTCGGTCCGGGCGGCGCCGCTGCTGTTCGGCGAGTACGGCTACCCGCCCGTCGCCGTCGACGCCCTGGAGGACCTCCTCGTCCGGGTGGGCCGTCTGGCCGGCGACCTGCCGGAGCTGGCCCGGCTCGACCTCGACCAGGTCCTCGTGGGCGAGTCGGACGTCATCGTGCTCGGCGCCCGGGCGCGGCTGCGCACCCCGGCGGGGCCGCGCCTGGACGCGGGGCCGCGCCGGCTCGCCTGA
- a CDS encoding carbohydrate kinase family protein produces MTRVVVVGDLMTDAVARARYALARASDTPAIVTMHGGGSGANIASWLAVEGAEVAFIGRRGADITGRNRDMELMGYGVDARLVMDPERPTGTCVVLVTHKGERTMLSDPGANAALSPEDLPRDLFNGGGHLHLSGYTLINEGSRDAGLAALDMAHRSGMSISVDCASSAPLDRTGAEPFLEWTSGAKLLFANADQAKVLTGRDDPEAAAKVLTAWFPQVVIKMNDEGALWYGNGRPEPTRAPADPVDRIVDGTGAGDAFCAGFLPSWLEGKPPAESLAAGCRLAAKAIMHLGARPRL; encoded by the coding sequence ATGACGCGGGTCGTCGTGGTGGGCGATCTCATGACCGACGCGGTCGCGCGCGCCCGTTATGCCCTCGCCAGGGCGAGCGACACCCCGGCGATCGTGACCATGCACGGTGGCGGTTCGGGGGCCAACATCGCCTCCTGGCTGGCCGTCGAGGGGGCCGAGGTGGCCTTCATCGGGCGCAGGGGCGCCGACATCACGGGGCGCAACCGCGACATGGAGCTGATGGGCTACGGCGTCGACGCCCGGCTCGTCATGGACCCCGAGCGCCCGACCGGCACCTGCGTCGTGCTCGTCACGCACAAGGGCGAGCGCACGATGCTGTCCGACCCGGGCGCCAACGCCGCGCTGTCCCCCGAGGACCTGCCGCGCGACCTGTTCAACGGTGGCGGCCACCTGCACCTGTCGGGCTACACCCTGATCAACGAAGGCTCCCGCGACGCCGGGCTGGCCGCGCTCGACATGGCTCACCGCTCCGGCATGTCGATCTCGGTCGACTGCGCCTCGTCGGCCCCGCTCGACCGCACCGGGGCCGAGCCGTTCCTGGAGTGGACGAGCGGCGCCAAGCTGCTGTTCGCCAACGCCGACCAGGCCAAGGTGCTGACCGGCCGCGACGACCCGGAGGCGGCGGCCAAGGTGCTGACCGCGTGGTTCCCGCAGGTCGTCATCAAGATGAACGACGAGGGCGCGCTGTGGTACGGCAACGGCCGTCCCGAGCCGACGCGGGCGCCGGCCGACCCGGTCGACCGGATCGTCGACGGCACCGGAGCGGGCGACGCGTTCTGCGCCGGGTTCCTGCCGTCGTGGCTGGAGGGCAAGCCGCCGGCCGAGTCGCTGGCCGCCGGGTGCCGCCTGGCCGCCAAGGCGATCATGCACCTGGGTGCGCGCCCGCGACTCTGA
- a CDS encoding RecQ family ATP-dependent DNA helicase, with translation MTEAPDVAMLREEAEARLRALAGDHARLRDDQWAAIEALVVDRRRVLVVQRTGWGKSAVYFVATALLRELGEGPTVIVSPLLALMRNQITAAERAGIRAVTINSANPEAWEEIYGQVADGMVDVLLVSPERLNNPDFRDHVLPELAESAGLVVVDEAHCISDWGHDFRPDYRRLATLFEELPPGIPVLATTATANARVTRDVAEQLRPDADLRPDAADTLVLRGPLERDSLHLGVVRLPTAEQRLAWLSQTLHELPGSGIVYTLTVAAAHEIAAHLREQGHEVAAYSGQSEPAERLAAEEALLTNKIKALVATSALGMGFDKPDLGFVVHVGAPQSPVAYYQQVGRAGRGVERAEVILLPGAEDRDIWAYFTSLAFPPEPVVRATLQALEEHGILSTQALETRVDLSRSRLEMMLKVLDVDGAVRRVKGGWEATGEPWAYDTERYSRIAAERRAEQEAMLGYLTTTECRERYLRSHLDDDTAGPCGRCDNCTGRHRSPDIAAPAVESARRSLTRPGVTVEARRQWPTGLPDLSGRIKPELGAEPGRALGRLTDIGWGNRLRELFAAPDAPIADDMFTAVIQVLSAWEWGERPVAVVNVPSATRPVLVRSFAERLAQVGRLTYLGELGYRAGPPGQQFNSAKRVQAVRATLAMPKELGAAVAQCGGPVLLVDDRIDTGWTMTLGTALIRHAGAPAVLPLALATTS, from the coding sequence ATGACTGAAGCCCCCGACGTGGCGATGCTCCGCGAAGAGGCCGAGGCGCGGCTGCGGGCACTCGCCGGAGACCACGCCAGGCTGCGCGACGACCAGTGGGCCGCCATCGAGGCGCTCGTCGTCGACCGCCGCCGGGTGCTCGTGGTGCAGCGCACCGGATGGGGCAAGTCGGCCGTCTACTTCGTGGCGACGGCCCTGCTGCGCGAGCTCGGCGAGGGCCCCACCGTCATCGTCTCGCCGCTGCTGGCTCTCATGCGCAACCAGATCACGGCCGCCGAGCGGGCCGGCATCCGCGCCGTCACGATCAACTCCGCCAACCCCGAGGCGTGGGAGGAGATCTACGGCCAGGTCGCCGACGGCATGGTCGACGTGCTGCTGGTCAGCCCCGAGCGGCTCAACAACCCCGACTTCCGCGACCACGTGCTGCCCGAGCTGGCCGAGAGCGCCGGGCTGGTGGTGGTCGACGAGGCCCACTGCATCTCCGACTGGGGCCACGACTTCCGCCCCGACTACCGCCGGCTGGCCACGCTGTTCGAGGAGCTGCCGCCCGGCATCCCCGTGCTGGCCACCACCGCCACGGCCAACGCCCGCGTCACCCGCGACGTGGCCGAGCAGCTCCGACCGGATGCCGACCTGCGGCCCGACGCCGCCGACACGCTGGTGCTGCGCGGCCCGCTGGAGCGGGACAGCCTGCATCTCGGCGTCGTCCGCCTGCCCACGGCCGAGCAGCGGCTGGCCTGGCTGTCGCAGACGCTGCACGAGCTGCCCGGTTCCGGCATCGTCTACACCCTCACCGTGGCGGCGGCCCACGAGATCGCCGCCCACCTGCGCGAGCAGGGCCACGAGGTGGCCGCCTACTCCGGGCAGAGCGAGCCGGCCGAGCGGCTGGCGGCCGAGGAGGCGCTGCTCACCAACAAGATCAAGGCGCTGGTGGCGACGAGCGCGCTCGGCATGGGGTTCGACAAGCCCGATCTCGGGTTTGTCGTGCACGTGGGCGCGCCGCAGTCGCCCGTCGCCTACTACCAGCAGGTCGGCCGCGCCGGGCGCGGGGTCGAGCGGGCCGAGGTCATCCTGCTGCCCGGCGCCGAGGACCGCGACATCTGGGCCTACTTCACCTCGCTGGCCTTCCCGCCGGAGCCGGTGGTCCGCGCCACGCTCCAGGCGCTGGAGGAGCACGGCATCCTGTCCACGCAGGCGCTGGAGACGAGGGTCGACCTGAGCCGCAGCCGGCTGGAGATGATGCTCAAGGTCCTCGACGTGGACGGCGCGGTGCGCCGCGTCAAGGGCGGCTGGGAGGCCACCGGCGAGCCGTGGGCGTACGACACCGAGCGCTACTCCCGTATCGCCGCCGAACGGCGTGCCGAGCAGGAGGCCATGCTCGGCTACCTCACCACCACCGAGTGCCGGGAGCGCTACCTCCGCTCCCACCTCGACGACGACACGGCCGGGCCGTGCGGCCGCTGCGACAACTGCACCGGCCGACACCGCTCACCCGACATCGCCGCGCCCGCCGTGGAGAGCGCCCGCCGCAGCCTGACCCGGCCGGGCGTCACGGTCGAGGCGCGCCGGCAGTGGCCCACCGGGCTGCCCGACCTGTCCGGCCGGATCAAGCCTGAGCTGGGCGCCGAGCCCGGCCGGGCGCTCGGGCGGCTGACCGACATCGGCTGGGGCAACCGCCTGCGCGAGCTGTTCGCCGCCCCGGACGCGCCGATCGCCGACGACATGTTCACGGCCGTGATCCAGGTGCTGTCGGCGTGGGAGTGGGGCGAGCGGCCCGTCGCCGTGGTCAACGTTCCGTCGGCCACCCGGCCGGTGCTGGTGCGCAGCTTCGCCGAGCGGCTCGCCCAGGTGGGGCGGCTGACCTACCTCGGCGAGCTGGGCTACCGGGCGGGGCCGCCGGGGCAGCAGTTCAACAGCGCCAAGCGGGTGCAGGCGGTCCGGGCGACGCTCGCCATGCCCAAGGAGCTCGGCGCGGCCGTGGCACAGTGCGGCGGCCCGGTGCTGCTGGTGGACGACCGGATCGACACCGGCTGGACGATGACGCTGGGCACGGCGCTGATCCGGCACGCGGGCGCCCCCGCCGTCCTGCCGCTGGCCCTGGCCACGACCTCCTGA
- a CDS encoding TauD/TfdA dioxygenase family protein, with protein MIEFHPVTKHIGAEVTGVDLRKPLSQEEVATLRAGWLRHLVLFFRDQPIDDEQHLQFALNFGTLNHPAFKKDSASPIHVLDQTDPKGEGGDEWHSDNTFEPVPPMGSLLRCVQLPGVGGDTLWANTYLAYETLSPSIQRLCDELTAVHDITNSMRKAISKGHPFDLAEVQAKWPPIERPVVRVHPETGRKALFVNRSSTTRLVGLTDRENEALLPLLIDHIRSPEYQVRLRWRPGTLAFWDNRPTQHYAVADYTERRRMHRVTINAFPEHAGR; from the coding sequence ATGATCGAGTTCCATCCTGTGACCAAGCACATCGGCGCCGAGGTGACCGGTGTCGACCTGCGCAAGCCGCTGTCCCAGGAAGAGGTCGCGACCCTGCGGGCGGGCTGGCTGAGACACCTGGTGCTGTTCTTCCGCGACCAGCCGATCGACGACGAGCAGCACCTGCAGTTCGCCCTGAACTTCGGCACGCTCAACCACCCGGCGTTCAAGAAGGACTCCGCCAGCCCCATCCACGTGCTCGACCAGACCGACCCCAAGGGGGAGGGCGGCGACGAGTGGCACAGCGACAACACCTTCGAGCCGGTGCCGCCCATGGGGTCGCTGCTGCGGTGCGTCCAACTGCCCGGCGTGGGCGGCGACACCCTGTGGGCCAACACCTACCTGGCGTACGAGACGCTCTCCCCGTCGATCCAGCGGCTGTGCGACGAGCTCACCGCCGTTCACGACATCACGAACTCGATGCGCAAGGCCATCTCCAAGGGACACCCGTTCGACCTGGCGGAGGTCCAGGCCAAGTGGCCGCCGATCGAGCGGCCGGTCGTCCGGGTGCACCCCGAGACGGGCCGCAAGGCGCTGTTCGTCAACCGCTCCTCGACCACGCGGCTCGTCGGGCTCACCGACCGCGAGAACGAGGCGCTGTTGCCGCTGCTGATCGACCACATCCGCTCGCCCGAGTACCAGGTGCGGCTGCGCTGGCGCCCCGGGACGCTCGCGTTCTGGGACAACCGGCCCACCCAGCACTACGCCGTCGCCGACTACACCGAACGTCGCCGGATGCACCGGGTCACCATCAACGCGTTCCCCGAGCACGCGGGCCGCTAG
- a CDS encoding DNA gyrase/topoisomerase IV subunit A, with amino-acid sequence MARRTTAPPPEDFEERIVDIDVSSEMRTSFLEYAYSVIYQRALPDARDGLKPVQRRILYSMSEMGLRPDRGHVKSSRVVGDVMGKLHPHGDSAIYDALVRLAQPFSMRLPLVDGHGNFGSPDDLPAAMRYTEARLAPAAMLMVESLDEDTVDFKPNYDGQETEPTVMPSAFPNLLVNGTTGIAVGMATNMAPHNLTEVVAAARHLIKKPDATLDELMRFVPGPDLPTGGTIIGLQGIRDAYETGRGTFRMRAKCVVEQITPRRKGIIVTELPYNVGPERVVAKIKELVTSKKLQGIADLKDLTDRHKGLRLVIEIKNGFIPEAVLAELYRLTPMEETFGINNVALVDGEPRTLGLRELLRVYVDHRLEVVRRRSEFRRRKREERLHLVDGLIVALLNIDEVIQVIRSSDDSAEARTRLMDVFDLTDIQAAYILDTPLRRLTRYDKLELDREKQQLTDEIADLAGILSSETRLRQVVSGELADVAKRYGTPRRTVLLESSGVTRTATVELQVADEPCLALLSSTGLLARTTDASPLAGEGDRTAHDVLVAAVRTTARGEVGVVTSLGRLIRVQVVDLPILPPSANPPSLSGGHPVSEFVALEPDETVVGLGGLDPDGPGLALGTAQGVVKRVVPDYPANRDDFEVITLKDGDTVVGAVELESEEHDLVFITSDAQLLRYQASVVRPQGRPAGGMAGIRLDGAARVVWFGAVDPSRPAQVVTVAGSATALAGTQVGGGKVSDYAEFPAKGRATGGVRAQRFLKGEDVLLLAWAGPAPAKAVSAVGKPVPLPDEIGRRDGSGVRLTHTIGAVGGALAASATPAQDGQGDQDGTNTPGAPDGQDDATATAAEEPPLF; translated from the coding sequence ATGGCCCGACGCACGACTGCACCCCCGCCCGAGGACTTCGAGGAGCGGATCGTCGACATCGACGTCTCCTCCGAGATGCGCACGAGCTTCCTCGAGTACGCCTACTCGGTGATCTACCAGCGCGCCCTGCCCGACGCGCGCGACGGTCTCAAGCCCGTGCAGCGGCGCATCCTCTACTCGATGAGCGAGATGGGCCTGCGTCCCGACCGGGGCCACGTCAAGTCCTCCCGCGTCGTCGGCGACGTGATGGGCAAGCTCCACCCGCACGGCGACAGCGCCATCTACGACGCCCTCGTCCGGCTGGCGCAGCCGTTCTCCATGCGGCTGCCCCTCGTCGACGGCCACGGCAACTTCGGCTCCCCCGACGACCTCCCGGCCGCCATGCGTTACACCGAGGCCAGGCTGGCCCCGGCCGCGATGCTCATGGTCGAGTCGCTCGACGAGGACACCGTCGACTTCAAGCCCAACTACGACGGCCAGGAGACCGAGCCCACGGTCATGCCGTCGGCGTTCCCCAACCTCCTGGTCAACGGCACCACCGGCATCGCCGTCGGCATGGCCACCAATATGGCGCCGCACAACCTCACCGAGGTCGTCGCCGCCGCCCGGCACCTGATCAAGAAGCCCGACGCCACGCTCGACGAGCTCATGCGGTTCGTGCCGGGCCCCGACCTGCCGACCGGCGGCACGATCATCGGCCTGCAGGGCATCCGCGACGCCTACGAGACGGGGCGCGGCACGTTCCGGATGCGCGCCAAGTGCGTGGTCGAGCAGATCACGCCGCGCCGCAAGGGCATCATCGTCACCGAGCTGCCCTACAACGTCGGCCCCGAGCGGGTGGTCGCCAAGATCAAGGAGCTGGTGACCTCCAAGAAGCTGCAGGGCATCGCCGACCTCAAGGACCTCACCGACCGGCACAAGGGCCTGCGCCTGGTCATCGAGATCAAGAACGGCTTCATCCCCGAGGCGGTGCTGGCGGAGCTCTACCGGCTGACGCCGATGGAGGAGACGTTCGGCATCAACAACGTGGCTCTCGTCGACGGCGAGCCGCGCACGCTGGGCCTGCGCGAGCTGCTGCGCGTCTACGTCGACCACCGGCTCGAAGTGGTGCGCCGCAGGTCGGAGTTCCGCCGCCGCAAGCGGGAGGAGCGCCTGCACCTGGTCGACGGCCTCATCGTCGCGCTGCTCAACATCGACGAGGTCATCCAGGTCATCCGTTCCTCCGACGACTCCGCCGAGGCGCGGACCCGGTTGATGGACGTGTTCGACCTGACCGACATCCAGGCCGCCTACATCCTCGACACGCCGCTGCGCCGGCTGACCCGCTACGACAAGCTGGAGCTCGACCGGGAGAAGCAGCAGCTCACCGACGAGATCGCCGACCTGGCCGGCATCCTGTCGTCGGAGACGCGGCTGCGCCAGGTGGTCTCGGGAGAGCTCGCCGACGTGGCCAAGAGGTACGGCACGCCGCGCCGCACGGTGCTGCTGGAGTCGTCGGGCGTCACCCGCACCGCCACGGTGGAGCTCCAGGTGGCCGACGAGCCGTGCCTCGCGCTGCTGTCGTCCACCGGCCTGCTGGCCCGCACCACCGACGCCTCCCCGCTGGCGGGCGAGGGCGACCGCACCGCGCACGACGTGCTCGTGGCCGCCGTACGCACCACCGCCCGGGGCGAGGTGGGCGTGGTGACGTCGCTGGGCCGGCTCATCCGGGTGCAGGTGGTCGACCTGCCGATCCTGCCGCCGTCGGCCAACCCGCCGTCACTGTCGGGGGGGCATCCCGTGTCGGAGTTCGTCGCCCTGGAGCCCGATGAGACGGTCGTCGGCCTCGGCGGCCTCGATCCCGACGGGCCGGGTCTCGCGCTCGGCACCGCGCAGGGAGTGGTCAAGCGGGTGGTGCCCGACTATCCGGCCAACCGCGACGACTTCGAGGTGATCACCCTCAAGGACGGCGACACGGTGGTGGGCGCGGTCGAGCTGGAGTCCGAGGAGCACGACCTGGTGTTCATCACCTCCGACGCGCAGTTGCTGCGCTACCAGGCCTCGGTGGTGCGCCCGCAAGGACGTCCGGCGGGCGGCATGGCGGGCATCCGGCTCGACGGCGCCGCCCGGGTGGTCTGGTTCGGCGCGGTCGACCCGTCGCGGCCCGCCCAGGTGGTCACCGTCGCGGGCTCCGCCACCGCCCTGGCCGGCACCCAGGTGGGAGGCGGCAAGGTGTCCGACTACGCGGAGTTCCCGGCCAAGGGGCGGGCCACGGGCGGCGTGCGCGCCCAGCGGTTCCTCAAGGGCGAGGACGTGCTGCTGCTGGCCTGGGCAGGGCCGGCCCCGGCCAAGGCGGTGTCGGCGGTGGGCAAGCCGGTGCCGCTGCCCGACGAGATCGGCCGCCGTGACGGCTCGGGCGTCCGCCTCACCCACACCATCGGCGCCGTGGGCGGCGCCCTGGCCGCCTCCGCCACCCCGGCCCAGGACGGACAGGGCGACCAGGACGGCACGAACACCCCGGGCGCCCCCGACGGACAGGACGACGCCACGGCCACGGCGGCGGAAGAGCCACCCCTGTTCTGA
- a CDS encoding helix-turn-helix transcriptional regulator yields the protein MTSRPASAQHLRDLARLRRVRDRIDREYAQPLNVEALARGVNMSAGHLSRQFRLAYGESPYSYLMTRRIERAMALLRRGDLSVTEVCFTVGCSSLGTFSTRFTELVGMPPSAFQRQAADAAAGMPSCVAKQVTRPVRNREAPAPESRLA from the coding sequence GTGACCAGCAGACCCGCCTCGGCGCAGCACCTGCGTGACCTCGCGCGGCTGCGCCGCGTCCGCGACCGGATCGACCGCGAGTACGCGCAGCCGCTGAACGTCGAGGCGCTCGCCCGCGGCGTGAACATGTCGGCCGGGCACCTCAGCCGCCAGTTCCGGCTCGCCTACGGCGAGTCGCCCTACTCCTACCTGATGACACGGCGCATCGAGCGCGCCATGGCACTGCTGCGTCGTGGCGACCTGAGCGTCACCGAGGTCTGCTTCACGGTCGGCTGCTCGTCGCTGGGCACCTTCAGCACCCGCTTCACCGAGCTGGTCGGCATGCCGCCCAGCGCCTTCCAGCGTCAGGCGGCGGACGCCGCGGCGGGGATGCCGTCCTGCGTGGCGAAACAGGTGACCAGACCGGTCAGGAATCGAGAAGCGCCGGCCCCAGAGTCGCGCCTAGCGTGA
- a CDS encoding VOC family protein — MTGSSTQGIKTVLHPVSDLAKAKAVYAALLGVPPQTDESFYVGFEVEGQHIGLVPGGGSQGMSAPVAYWHVPDIEAKLAEVTAAGATMKEPAHDVGGGRLVATVTDLDGNVLGLLQDQ; from the coding sequence ATGACCGGCTCGTCCACCCAGGGAATCAAGACCGTGCTGCACCCCGTTTCCGACCTGGCGAAGGCCAAGGCGGTGTACGCCGCCCTGCTCGGCGTCCCGCCGCAGACCGACGAGTCCTTCTACGTCGGCTTCGAGGTCGAGGGCCAGCACATCGGGCTGGTGCCGGGCGGCGGGTCGCAGGGCATGTCCGCGCCGGTGGCCTACTGGCACGTGCCGGACATCGAGGCGAAGCTGGCCGAGGTGACCGCCGCGGGTGCCACCATGAAGGAGCCCGCGCACGACGTCGGTGGCGGCCGCCTGGTGGCCACCGTCACCGACCTCGATGGCAACGTCCTCGGGCTGCTCCAGGACCAGTGA